In the genome of Candidatus Moraniibacteriota bacterium, one region contains:
- a CDS encoding fibronectin type III domain-containing protein, whose protein sequence is MRGNSRRLDAMRKYNNFYRLFASGAVSVARVFVWTARFLWSLKPRYIGLSVLSACVAAGAFLFLSGRIHSILADGEISETWDFSTSSEYVSSSGVTIDSANTESRLSVKNYTDDDNTVALYHFDESSGSTANDSSSNANHATVSGGSFVAGNLNNALSFNGTTAFASVPDSAENSLSQANTIEAWTKFSSAFSAGSHAQRQGIVDKGDYQLYYDNETGKLTYELANDSASGWTQQAGNDINGSWDLNGNPTIESSNVLGGDLYVGTGNGTGDAEVWKWNGTRWTQIGGDGLNNCWTINTFEAVYVMANDGTNLYVGLGSGTGDAEVWKWNGSTWTKIGGDALNSSWQINTFEAVNALTFVGGELYAGLGTGANDAEVWKWNGSTWTKIGGDSLNSGWTTNYEGVYSLVNDGTNVYAGLGLTAGDSEVWKWNGSTWTKIGGDSLNSSWDATYEYVYSMTYFGGNLYAGLGSTAGDAEVWKWNGSTWTKIGGDTVSSSWDSSNYEMVYSLANDGTTLYAGLGSTAGDNEVWSFDGSAWTKIGGDGVNGSFSSTHTIVSTLAVSGSTLFAGVSTSSSTVSAQEWAWNGSSWELIGGDYINFSWGFRGLRSVEVLNVTGDYLYAGTGVATIGNAMVWRFDGSSWELIGGQGVNNSWISNTYETVTSLIGHGGELYAGLGSSANDAEVWHWDGSTWEQIGGDSLNSGWTTNFEEVNSLASYGGFLYAGLGNSANDAEVWRWNGSTWTKVGGDSLYSGWTTNFERVTTLGIYAGKIYAGLGSSAGDAEVWECTNCDGTPSWSRVGGDGVNSSWANSTYEQVDSMIVYAGFLYVGLGTSTDDAEVWKYDGSSWTMIGGDDVGGSWASGTYERVRTLAVYNGALYAGLGTTAGDGEVWRYVGSSWTQVGGDNISGSWGSTIEEVGAFSAYKGKFYAGTGNTANADAAVWSFGNNAFLQSATSSFNTSWHHVAATYNGSTMSLYIDGTLNNSRSVSMSISDSSSDLLIGTTYAGREYGKPEGFFQGSLDELRISSIARTSFQSTPYSSGYETVTLASAVHTSGVKKWDSFVADEESPGAITYRLSDDGGSTWQYWTGSAWATSSGYAQSNDASTVSANISTFPAGSGGLLWQAVFLGNGNELVRLNSVVLTATADLSAPTWSGTPTLTAKDSDGGSTDLTTATWYSYSAPSFEWSAATDTGGSGVSGYYVYFGTSASAEPTTQGDFQSGNSYVATTDTDGNALVSGQKYYLIVKAKDVAQNSSVVFPVSFSYWLDSTAPTNPLGVTAAPAVYSPDNDFSFLWSAGVDGNGNPATNSMIAGYQYQIGATVASDSWSATTTALQVDIADAAYQTGENFFYLRTIDVAGNVSSGNVRTSFYYAGSGPTAPQNVQAIPETNTANSFAFTWDPPFSFSGEASDLTYCYTVNAIPSEDACTFTSPGVESVAASAFATQKGANTFYVVAKNPEDLGGVINYGAYETVEFVADTSAPGIPLNTDIADVSVKNTESWKLAISWEAPADIGSGVDSYQIYHSLSEGGTYAKVASTSGIAFVDTGLTQATHYYKIRACDSVNNCGAFSEVVSSYPTGKYTEAAGLASGPSVSLITTKSATIGWSTDRASDSKVQYGKGSGDYYSEEPSNSEQVTDHEIKLSNLSPGTTYHYRARWTDEDGNTGLSGEKAFKTDPAPTVVDPNLKSAGLSNAILEFTAKGASKVKIYYGLTEAFGLVKEISTSTSETTYTTSIEDLLDGTKYYYKINTVDSEGEEYEGNTLSFETLPRPKIEEVRIQQVKGTAQTVLLISWKTNTETSSIVTYAPEGGAGDARDEVDAKMVVGEHRILLRDLLPQTSYSLVVRGRDNFGNEAKSDALQFTTATDTRAPQIIDANVEGLIVKSSDGSQGEAEAQLVVTWTTDESATSQVEYGEGTGSVYPQKTQEDASLVSNHTVVISKLTPSKVYHLRVLSKDKAGNVGESIDIVSIAPKATENALDIVFSSLKSIFGQ, encoded by the coding sequence ATGCGGGGGAATTCCCGTCGTTTGGATGCTATGCGAAAATACAATAATTTCTATCGCCTTTTTGCTTCGGGCGCGGTTTCTGTGGCGCGAGTCTTTGTGTGGACTGCGCGGTTTTTATGGAGTCTGAAGCCGAGATATATCGGTCTGTCTGTCTTGTCCGCTTGCGTGGCAGCAGGCGCATTTTTGTTTCTTTCCGGTCGGATCCACAGTATTCTCGCTGACGGAGAAATCAGCGAGACATGGGATTTTTCAACATCAAGCGAGTACGTCTCTTCAAGCGGAGTTACGATTGATAGCGCGAATACGGAATCTCGTCTCTCGGTTAAGAATTACACCGATGATGACAATACGGTGGCACTTTACCATTTCGATGAATCGAGTGGATCGACGGCGAATGACAGTTCGTCGAACGCAAATCACGCGACGGTATCGGGTGGAAGTTTCGTAGCCGGAAATCTCAACAATGCACTCTCTTTCAATGGAACAACGGCGTTTGCATCGGTGCCGGATTCGGCTGAAAATTCTCTGTCGCAGGCGAATACGATTGAAGCGTGGACGAAATTCTCTTCGGCATTTTCGGCAGGAAGCCATGCTCAGCGCCAGGGAATTGTTGATAAGGGCGACTATCAATTGTACTACGACAATGAAACGGGCAAGCTCACCTATGAGCTGGCAAATGATTCGGCATCCGGATGGACGCAGCAGGCAGGAAATGATATAAACGGGAGTTGGGACTTGAACGGGAATCCGACTATTGAATCCTCAAATGTTCTTGGGGGAGATTTGTATGTCGGGACGGGAAATGGAACGGGCGATGCGGAAGTCTGGAAATGGAACGGAACGAGATGGACACAGATTGGTGGTGACGGTCTCAATAACTGTTGGACAATCAATACGTTTGAAGCGGTGTATGTCATGGCGAATGACGGGACGAATCTCTATGTCGGACTCGGAAGCGGAACTGGCGATGCGGAAGTCTGGAAATGGAACGGATCAACGTGGACAAAAATCGGTGGTGATGCGCTCAATTCGAGCTGGCAAATCAATACGTTTGAAGCGGTCAATGCGCTCACGTTTGTCGGCGGAGAGCTCTATGCCGGACTTGGGACGGGAGCAAATGATGCGGAAGTCTGGAAATGGAACGGATCAACGTGGACCAAAATCGGCGGCGACAGCTTAAACTCCGGCTGGACGACGAATTACGAAGGCGTCTACAGTTTGGTAAATGACGGTACGAATGTGTATGCCGGCTTGGGTTTAACGGCCGGAGATTCCGAAGTCTGGAAATGGAACGGATCAACGTGGACCAAAATCGGCGGCGACAGCTTGAATTCGAGCTGGGATGCGACATACGAGTATGTCTATTCGATGACGTACTTCGGCGGGAATCTCTATGCCGGTCTCGGATCGACGGCTGGCGATGCGGAAGTCTGGAAATGGAACGGCTCAACATGGACCAAAATTGGCGGTGACACCGTAAGTTCAAGCTGGGACAGTTCGAACTATGAAATGGTGTATTCTCTCGCGAATGATGGAACGACGCTCTATGCCGGTCTCGGATCAACAGCCGGAGACAATGAGGTGTGGAGTTTTGACGGATCAGCATGGACCAAAATCGGCGGCGATGGAGTCAATGGGAGTTTTTCGAGTACGCACACGATTGTGAGTACGCTTGCTGTATCCGGGTCGACGCTCTTTGCGGGTGTCAGCACTTCAAGTTCAACGGTTTCGGCACAGGAATGGGCATGGAATGGTTCATCATGGGAGCTTATCGGCGGAGATTACATAAACTTCAGTTGGGGTTTTCGCGGTCTTCGGAGTGTCGAGGTCTTGAATGTGACCGGCGACTATCTGTATGCGGGGACAGGCGTTGCCACTATCGGCAATGCCATGGTGTGGCGATTTGACGGTTCATCCTGGGAACTCATTGGCGGTCAAGGCGTGAATAATAGTTGGATTTCCAATACGTATGAAACTGTGACGAGCTTGATCGGGCATGGAGGTGAGTTGTATGCCGGTTTGGGTTCAAGTGCCAATGACGCCGAAGTGTGGCATTGGGATGGATCGACTTGGGAGCAGATCGGCGGTGATAGTTTGAACTCCGGCTGGACGACGAATTTCGAAGAGGTGAACTCGCTTGCTTCGTATGGAGGGTTTCTCTATGCCGGTTTGGGGAATAGCGCTAATGACGCCGAAGTGTGGCGATGGAACGGATCGACGTGGACCAAAGTTGGTGGGGATAGTCTCTATTCCGGTTGGACGACGAACTTTGAGCGGGTGACGACACTTGGCATATATGCCGGAAAGATATATGCCGGTCTCGGCTCGAGTGCCGGCGATGCCGAAGTGTGGGAGTGTACGAACTGTGATGGCACGCCGTCGTGGAGCCGTGTTGGTGGAGACGGTGTCAACTCGAGCTGGGCCAATAGTACGTATGAACAGGTAGACAGCATGATTGTCTACGCCGGGTTTCTCTATGTCGGACTCGGGACATCGACCGATGATGCGGAAGTGTGGAAGTATGACGGCTCATCGTGGACTATGATTGGCGGTGACGATGTCGGGGGAAGTTGGGCAAGTGGAACATATGAGCGGGTTCGGACGCTTGCCGTTTACAATGGCGCGCTCTATGCCGGGCTGGGGACAACTGCCGGCGATGGAGAGGTGTGGCGATATGTCGGTTCATCATGGACGCAGGTCGGCGGTGATAATATCAGTGGAAGTTGGGGATCGACGATTGAGGAAGTCGGAGCATTCAGTGCGTACAAAGGAAAGTTTTACGCCGGTACCGGAAACACTGCGAATGCTGATGCGGCCGTGTGGTCATTCGGCAACAATGCTTTTCTTCAGTCGGCGACCAGCTCTTTTAATACGAGTTGGCATCATGTGGCGGCGACGTATAACGGCTCCACTATGAGTCTGTATATTGACGGGACGCTCAATAATTCGCGGTCTGTTTCCATGTCGATTTCGGATTCATCGAGCGATCTTTTGATCGGAACGACATATGCCGGGCGGGAATATGGAAAGCCGGAAGGGTTTTTCCAAGGATCTCTCGATGAGCTTCGTATTAGTTCCATAGCCAGGACATCATTCCAGTCAACTCCGTATTCGAGCGGATATGAGACGGTAACGCTCGCTTCGGCAGTGCATACGTCCGGAGTGAAGAAGTGGGACTCATTCGTTGCGGATGAGGAATCGCCCGGTGCCATCACCTATCGCCTCTCGGATGATGGCGGATCAACGTGGCAGTACTGGACCGGTTCCGCGTGGGCGACATCGTCCGGATACGCGCAGTCGAATGACGCTTCGACGGTATCGGCGAACATATCGACATTTCCCGCCGGATCGGGCGGGTTGCTGTGGCAGGCGGTGTTTCTTGGCAATGGAAATGAGTTGGTTCGATTAAATTCTGTTGTCTTGACTGCTACTGCGGATCTCTCGGCGCCGACGTGGTCCGGGACGCCGACACTGACCGCCAAAGATTCCGATGGCGGGTCGACGGACTTGACGACAGCTACGTGGTACTCATATTCGGCGCCATCTTTTGAGTGGTCGGCGGCAACGGATACGGGCGGATCGGGTGTTTCAGGATACTATGTTTATTTCGGCACGTCGGCGAGTGCTGAACCGACGACGCAGGGGGATTTTCAGTCAGGGAATAGTTATGTGGCGACAACGGACACGGATGGAAACGCCTTGGTAAGCGGGCAGAAATATTATCTCATCGTAAAAGCGAAAGATGTGGCGCAAAATTCGAGTGTTGTGTTTCCGGTTTCGTTCTCCTACTGGCTTGATTCGACAGCGCCAACCAATCCTCTTGGTGTGACGGCGGCACCGGCTGTGTATTCTCCCGATAATGATTTCTCATTTTTGTGGAGCGCGGGAGTGGATGGGAATGGTAATCCGGCAACCAACTCGATGATTGCCGGGTATCAGTACCAAATCGGGGCGACTGTGGCGAGTGACAGCTGGTCAGCTACCACGACAGCGCTTCAGGTTGATATCGCGGATGCCGCCTACCAAACCGGAGAAAATTTCTTCTATTTGCGCACGATTGACGTCGCTGGCAATGTGAGTTCGGGAAATGTGCGGACATCATTCTACTATGCGGGGTCAGGACCGACTGCGCCGCAGAACGTCCAGGCAATTCCAGAGACAAATACGGCGAACTCCTTCGCTTTTACATGGGATCCGCCGTTCAGCTTTTCGGGAGAAGCGAGTGATCTCACGTATTGTTATACGGTGAATGCCATACCGTCGGAAGATGCGTGTACGTTTACGTCTCCCGGAGTGGAATCGGTTGCGGCGTCGGCGTTTGCTACGCAAAAAGGCGCGAATACGTTTTATGTCGTGGCGAAGAATCCGGAAGATTTGGGAGGGGTGATTAATTATGGCGCCTATGAGACGGTCGAGTTTGTTGCTGATACGAGTGCGCCGGGGATTCCGCTCAATACCGATATTGCCGACGTTTCGGTAAAGAATACCGAGTCGTGGAAGCTTGCAATCTCATGGGAAGCACCCGCGGATATCGGTTCCGGTGTCGACTCCTATCAGATATATCACTCGCTGAGTGAGGGTGGCACGTATGCAAAGGTTGCTTCGACGAGCGGTATCGCCTTTGTGGATACGGGACTGACGCAGGCGACGCATTATTACAAGATTCGTGCTTGCGACAGCGTTAACAATTGCGGCGCCTTCAGTGAGGTTGTTTCATCGTATCCGACCGGGAAGTATACCGAGGCGGCCGGACTCGCCTCCGGTCCGTCGGTTTCGCTTATTACGACCAAAAGCGCAACAATCGGATGGTCTACCGATCGAGCGTCTGATAGCAAGGTCCAATATGGAAAGGGCTCCGGAGACTATTACTCCGAAGAACCAAGCAACTCCGAACAGGTGACGGATCATGAAATTAAACTCTCGAATCTTTCTCCGGGGACAACCTATCATTATCGCGCGCGTTGGACGGATGAGGATGGCAATACCGGTCTTTCGGGAGAAAAGGCATTCAAAACCGATCCGGCTCCGACTGTTGTCGATCCGAATTTGAAGAGTGCGGGGCTTTCGAATGCCATTTTGGAATTCACGGCGAAAGGGGCGAGCAAGGTGAAAATCTATTACGGACTTACGGAGGCGTTCGGCTTGGTGAAAGAAATATCCACATCAACATCGGAGACAACGTATACAACCAGTATCGAAGATCTTCTCGATGGGACAAAATATTACTATAAGATAAACACTGTCGATAGCGAAGGAGAGGAGTATGAAGGAAACACGCTCTCTTTTGAAACGTTGCCGAGACCGAAAATCGAAGAGGTTCGTATTCAACAGGTGAAGGGAACGGCGCAGACCGTGTTGCTGATTTCCTGGAAGACGAACACGGAGACGTCTTCCATTGTTACGTATGCTCCCGAAGGAGGTGCGGGGGACGCGCGGGATGAAGTGGATGCGAAGATGGTTGTCGGGGAGCATCGCATACTGCTTCGAGATCTCTTGCCGCAGACGTCGTATTCGCTGGTGGTGAGAGGGCGTGACAATTTTGGCAATGAAGCCAAGTCGGATGCTTTGCAGTTTACTACGGCAACTGATACGCGCGCTCCGCAAATTATCGATGCGAATGTTGAGGGACTTATCGTGAAATCGTCGGACGGAAGCCAAGGTGAGGCAGAAGCTCAATTGGTAGTTACCTGGACGACTGACGAATCGGCTACTTCTCAGGTGGAATACGGTGAGGGTACGGGATCGGTCTATCCTCAAAAGACACAAGAAGACGCTTCGCTCGTGTCAAACCATACCGTAGTGATATCGAAATTGACACCGTCCAAGGTATATCATCTCCGTGTTCTTTCGAAGGACAAGGCGGGAAATGTCGGCGAGTCGATTGATATTGTTTCCATTGCGCCCAAAGCGACCGAGAATGCGCTTGATATTGTGTTCTCGAGTCTCAAGTCAATTTTTGGCCAGTAG
- the smpB gene encoding SsrA-binding protein SmpB, whose product MPTLAYNKRARFDYEILETLEAGIALSGHEVKSIKTGHVSLQGSFVTIRGSDLMLTNALVPFYPFAGDPSNYDPTRPRRLLVKKNESKRLIGKVRTNGLTLIPLRVYTKRHLIKVEFALAKGKKEYDKRATTQKRESDRKIARAMRRS is encoded by the coding sequence ATGCCAACTCTCGCCTACAACAAGCGCGCTCGGTTTGACTACGAAATCCTTGAGACTCTCGAGGCGGGTATTGCACTCTCCGGACACGAGGTAAAATCGATAAAAACCGGGCATGTGAGTCTTCAAGGAAGCTTCGTTACCATACGAGGCTCTGATTTGATGCTTACCAACGCGCTTGTGCCGTTCTATCCCTTTGCGGGCGATCCGTCAAACTACGACCCGACACGTCCGCGTCGCCTCCTTGTCAAAAAGAACGAATCCAAGCGACTGATTGGAAAAGTTCGAACGAACGGCTTGACACTGATTCCGCTTCGGGTCTATACTAAGAGACACCTCATAAAGGTCGAGTTTGCTTTGGCAAAAGGAAAAAAAGAATACGACAAGCGCGCCACTACCCAAAAGCGCGAATCTGATCGTAAAATAGCCCGAGCAATGAGAAGATCCTAA
- a CDS encoding translation initiation factor IF-3 codes for MRRRRYRRPRPKVVETPKARVNEHIRVPFVFVVDADGTVNENMPIEQAIARAKEQELDLVEVSPKATPPVCKILDYGKYLYAEGKKEQKAKSKQKKVETKGIRLRLRTDTHDLNFKRAQAEKFLTRGHKVKIEIVLRGREKALPDKARDALREFFNSIKAPFGIEEDIKRFPNGFHIIIAPK; via the coding sequence ATGCGCCGACGTCGATATCGAAGACCCAGACCGAAAGTTGTTGAAACCCCAAAGGCACGTGTCAATGAACATATCCGCGTGCCATTTGTGTTTGTCGTCGATGCGGACGGAACCGTCAACGAAAACATGCCGATCGAACAAGCTATCGCTCGCGCCAAGGAGCAAGAGCTCGATCTCGTCGAAGTGTCCCCAAAAGCAACACCTCCGGTCTGCAAAATCCTCGATTACGGCAAGTATCTCTACGCCGAAGGAAAGAAAGAGCAGAAAGCCAAAAGCAAACAGAAGAAGGTTGAGACCAAGGGCATTCGCCTCCGTCTTCGCACTGACACGCATGACCTCAACTTCAAGCGGGCGCAGGCAGAGAAATTCCTCACACGAGGACACAAAGTAAAAATAGAGATCGTGCTCCGCGGACGAGAAAAAGCGCTTCCGGACAAGGCTCGAGATGCCCTCCGGGAATTCTTCAACAGCATAAAAGCGCCCTTTGGCATTGAAGAGGATATCAAGCGATTCCCCAACGGCTTCCACATCATTATTGCCCCAAAATAA
- a CDS encoding 50S ribosomal protein L35: MKQKTRKSVAKKVKVTKSGKVIRRTTKQNHYNLRETKESKRAKRRDITMTGRDAKNIKAALPYA; this comes from the coding sequence ATGAAGCAGAAAACTCGGAAATCCGTCGCCAAGAAAGTCAAGGTGACCAAGAGCGGCAAAGTGATTCGCCGCACCACAAAACAAAATCACTACAATCTCCGAGAGACCAAGGAGTCGAAGAGAGCGAAGCGCCGAGATATTACCATGACTGGTCGAGATGCCAAGAACATCAAAGCCGCCCTCCCCTACGCCTAA
- the rplT gene encoding 50S ribosomal protein L20: protein MPRVKRGVSANKRRKNVLKMAEGFRWRRKTNYRAAKEAILKAGKYAYRDRRAKKRSFRSLWIVRLNNALREHGLTYARFIDIEKKKNIELDRKVLSELAVQHPDIFKTFVTSVNK from the coding sequence ATGCCAAGAGTAAAGCGCGGTGTTTCCGCCAACAAACGAAGAAAGAATGTCCTCAAAATGGCGGAAGGGTTCCGGTGGCGCCGCAAAACCAACTATCGCGCCGCCAAAGAAGCGATTCTGAAGGCGGGAAAGTATGCTTACCGTGATCGACGCGCCAAGAAACGTTCGTTCCGAAGCTTGTGGATTGTCCGCCTCAACAATGCCCTGCGCGAACACGGACTTACCTATGCGCGATTCATCGATATCGAGAAGAAAAAGAACATCGAACTTGACCGAAAGGTCCTCTCCGAGCTTGCCGTGCAGCATCCGGACATCTTCAAAACATTTGTGACGTCTGTGAACAAATGA
- the vanZ gene encoding VanZ family protein has protein sequence MNTFSERLVRCGGVFYYCIVPILVWMSVIFLLSDQPSLGVAGQHISLPYLLVRKGAHVAEYFILGVLSFRLFDRLFPRNSHIAAAGAILLSLPFSISDEAHQLFVTGRQGKVSDIIIDAFGIFLALVFSLWILRHWKGNAKDELLR, from the coding sequence ATGAATACTTTTTCGGAGCGGCTGGTTCGATGTGGGGGTGTTTTCTACTACTGCATCGTCCCGATTCTTGTGTGGATGAGCGTTATTTTCTTGCTCTCGGATCAACCGAGTCTCGGTGTTGCCGGACAGCATATTTCATTGCCGTATCTTCTTGTGCGAAAGGGGGCGCATGTCGCCGAATATTTTATCTTGGGAGTTCTTTCTTTTCGGCTCTTTGATCGATTGTTTCCTCGGAATTCTCATATAGCGGCCGCAGGTGCCATACTGCTCTCTTTGCCCTTTTCGATATCTGATGAGGCGCACCAACTCTTCGTGACCGGTCGGCAAGGGAAGGTCTCGGACATTATTATCGATGCGTTTGGTATTTTTCTTGCCCTCGTTTTCTCTCTCTGGATACTTCGTCATTGGAAAGGGAATGCAAAAGATGAATTGTTGAGGTAG
- a CDS encoding HAD family phosphatase, giving the protein MKSTEKTKAAIFDIDGTIFRKNLHFELINELSWLRIFPSHVRKTLVDLYSKWLTHTGTYEDYRLALIDLYARFVRGCTPEDVARAAESVVPFRERQTYIFAENLIAKLRGEGYLLFAISGSPLEIVEAYNRDYLHFDSVIGSVYEVSDDGRYTGIASYEPSRDKGTAARKLFEEYRVSFSDSYGVGDTESDIKFLELVEHPIAFNPNENLKAVAEEKGWRIVVEKKDVVYEIDPTCYHALPLRE; this is encoded by the coding sequence ATGAAATCAACGGAGAAGACCAAAGCGGCAATTTTCGATATAGATGGGACAATTTTTCGGAAAAATCTCCATTTCGAGCTTATCAATGAACTCTCATGGCTGCGGATATTTCCGTCACATGTTCGGAAAACATTGGTTGATCTGTATTCGAAATGGCTTACACATACGGGAACGTATGAGGATTATCGTCTTGCGCTTATCGACCTGTATGCGCGATTTGTTCGCGGATGTACGCCGGAAGATGTTGCGCGCGCCGCAGAGAGTGTTGTCCCGTTTCGTGAACGGCAGACATACATATTTGCCGAGAATCTTATCGCAAAGCTTCGCGGTGAGGGGTATCTCCTTTTTGCTATTTCCGGTTCGCCTCTTGAGATCGTTGAGGCATACAATCGCGACTATCTCCACTTTGATTCTGTTATCGGAAGTGTCTATGAAGTGAGTGATGATGGTCGCTATACCGGTATAGCGTCGTATGAGCCAAGTCGCGATAAGGGAACGGCGGCACGGAAGCTATTTGAGGAATATCGTGTGTCATTTTCGGATTCGTACGGAGTTGGTGATACTGAGTCCGATATCAAATTTTTGGAACTCGTTGAGCATCCTATCGCTTTCAATCCCAACGAGAATCTCAAGGCTGTTGCTGAAGAAAAGGGCTGGCGGATTGTCGTGGAAAAGAAAGATGTGGTGTATGAGATTGATCCCACGTGTTATCATGCGCTTCCGCTGCGTGAATGA
- a CDS encoding glucosaminidase domain-containing protein translates to MALAEGSDIHLQDDLLEFRPESVSGDSGQEAVAPSCEGEMSPKEGESEEDFRFRTLLASTLRGEPMETMVPFLAKRDRETAAFLVSIARKESSWGEHVPTKDGVDCYNYWGYKGVGSRGTGMGYACFSSPEEAIEVVGDRISELVHEKHLDSPSRLIVWKCGSSCEGHSPESVAKWISDVGNVYHRFF, encoded by the coding sequence ATGGCTTTGGCAGAAGGATCGGATATTCACTTGCAGGACGATTTGCTGGAATTCCGTCCAGAGAGTGTTTCGGGTGATTCGGGACAGGAGGCTGTTGCTCCATCTTGTGAGGGAGAAATGTCTCCGAAGGAGGGGGAATCGGAAGAGGACTTCCGGTTTCGTACGCTGCTTGCTTCAACGCTCCGGGGTGAACCGATGGAAACAATGGTGCCATTTCTCGCGAAGCGCGATCGGGAGACGGCGGCGTTCTTGGTGAGTATTGCCCGAAAGGAAAGCTCGTGGGGAGAGCATGTGCCAACGAAAGACGGTGTTGACTGCTACAACTACTGGGGCTACAAAGGAGTAGGAAGTCGCGGGACTGGCATGGGCTATGCTTGTTTTTCCAGTCCGGAAGAGGCGATTGAGGTAGTGGGTGATCGGATTTCCGAATTGGTTCATGAAAAACATTTGGATTCGCCGTCGCGACTCATTGTATGGAAATGCGGTTCATCTTGTGAGGGGCATAGTCCGGAGAGTGTTGCAAAATGGATTTCAGACGTGGGAAACGTGTATCATCGGTTTTTCTAA
- the lgt gene encoding prolipoprotein diacylglyceryl transferase — MMWWQSLPERIDPTLFSVGGFSVSWYGVAFLCGAVISLSVLWRGLSRDRALMFSPDTFLDFSLFLLVGAVVGARFGYALFYNPAFFAEHPLSLISPFDARTGVWTGVAGMSAHGGMLGIVFAAFLFSWRYQKPVWKLLDHIAQSLPLAIFFGRIGNFLAGELFGRVTTLPWGMVFPSADDMLLHHPSQLYEAVGEGLVLWLALFLLAKRNRFPGQLLVWALALYGGIRFLLEYFRLPDPQIGFVLYDFTLGQLLSLLVMILSATLLFWIKNRENAILPRAE; from the coding sequence ATGATGTGGTGGCAGTCTCTTCCGGAACGTATTGACCCGACTCTTTTTTCTGTCGGTGGCTTTTCTGTCTCTTGGTATGGGGTCGCATTTCTGTGTGGGGCAGTGATTTCGCTTTCTGTTCTTTGGCGAGGATTGTCTCGAGATCGTGCTTTGATGTTTTCTCCGGATACGTTCTTGGATTTCTCGCTTTTTCTTCTTGTGGGTGCGGTAGTCGGTGCTCGCTTCGGCTACGCCTTGTTCTACAATCCTGCTTTTTTTGCTGAACATCCTCTCTCTTTGATATCTCCGTTCGATGCGAGGACCGGCGTATGGACCGGTGTTGCCGGCATGAGTGCTCACGGAGGGATGTTGGGTATAGTATTCGCCGCTTTTCTTTTTTCTTGGCGATATCAGAAGCCTGTGTGGAAGTTGTTGGACCATATTGCGCAGTCTCTTCCTTTGGCAATTTTTTTTGGCCGCATTGGGAACTTTCTTGCCGGAGAGCTCTTCGGTCGGGTGACGACCTTGCCATGGGGCATGGTATTTCCCTCCGCAGACGACATGCTTCTTCATCACCCATCACAGCTTTATGAAGCGGTCGGGGAGGGTTTGGTGCTGTGGCTTGCACTTTTCTTATTGGCAAAACGAAATCGGTTTCCGGGGCAGCTCTTGGTATGGGCACTGGCTCTCTATGGTGGGATTCGGTTCTTGCTTGAGTACTTTCGTTTGCCGGACCCGCAAATCGGGTTCGTGCTTTATGATTTTACCCTGGGGCAACTTTTATCTCTGCTGGTTATGATTTTGTCGGCAACACTTCTCTTTTGGATAAAAAATCGGGAAAATGCTATACTCCCTCGTGCAGAGTAA